Within the Novosphingobium pentaromativorans US6-1 genome, the region GAGAGGATGGCCTAGAGTCGACAGTTCCCAGTCGATGACTGCAAGCACCTTCGGTTCGGTCGGATGAAAGATCAGATTGTCGAGCCGAAAGTCGCCGTGGACGATGGAGACATCCTCACCCGGAGGAATATTCCCAGGAAGCCATTCGATCAGGCGATCGATGTAGGGATCGCTTCCGGCAATAGTGTCTTCGCGATACTGCCGGCTCCAGCGACCGATCTGCCGTTCGAAATAACCGTTGGGCCGCCCGTAATCCTCAAGTCCGATGGCGGCAAAGTCGACGCTGTGCAGACGGGCTATCGTCGCGTTCATCGCATCGAAATAGGAGGCGCGCTGTTCCTTGGGAATCTCCGGCAGTTGCGGGTCCCAGAAAATCCGCCCCTCGACCAGGTCCATAACGTAGAACCAAGTGCCGATGACAGTTTCATCGGTGCACAGTGCATGGATGTGCGGAACGGGAAAACCGGTCGTTCCCAGCGCACGCATGACCCGTGCTTCGCGGTCCACCGCGTGGGCCCCCTTCAGGATGGGACCGGGCGGCTTGCGCCGCAGGACGTAATTGCGCGAGGGCGTTACGAGGCGGTAGGTAGGATTGGACTGGCCGCCCTTGAACTGCTCGACGGTAAGTGGCCCTTCGAAGCCCTCGACGTTCGCCGCCATCCAGGCCGCCAGCTTCTGGGCATCGA harbors:
- a CDS encoding phosphotransferase → MSDAKFSGAGEVREAHRFDAQKLAAWMAANVEGFEGPLTVEQFKGGQSNPTYRLVTPSRNYVLRRKPPGPILKGAHAVDREARVMRALGTTGFPVPHIHALCTDETVIGTWFYVMDLVEGRIFWDPQLPEIPKEQRASYFDAMNATIARLHSVDFAAIGLEDYGRPNGYFERQIGRWSRQYREDTIAGSDPYIDRLIEWLPGNIPPGEDVSIVHGDFRLDNLIFHPTEPKVLAVIDWELSTLGHPLADFSYHLMMFRMPRLTIPGLANAPLDELGIPDEASYVADYCRRTGRDGIAKLDFYLAFNLFRFAAICHGVKARMLRGNAASAEAEKLVADLPVIAELGWEQARKAGA